The Topomyia yanbarensis strain Yona2022 chromosome 3, ASM3024719v1, whole genome shotgun sequence nucleotide sequence GTGCcatttcgtgaaaaagaaaaatatggaaaaaaaatcctacgtacgtcgcttgttattgttctaataaatcgaaaaaactttggtttttgACTTCAGCTCAAAAATGACGGGAACTAATTTTCCACCCttctaatgctgatttcgtttccaaatcagagttgctctaggttcgcttGGAGCTGTCACTTTTATATGAACactgtaaacattagagcgaacctagggcgactcgattCTTAAACCGAAAACAGTATAAAATAACTCGACGGCGGGAAAATACTGCGCAGCCGCTAttttgtgatgaaattgcttgaaaacattattttttgtacATTTCAATTAATACCATTTTAAATGATTTCCATTCATCTCTTCATTGCGTAAAGAAATAATTCCacaatattcatatttttttcgtgctctacagcGGTGCAACCCCTGAAAACAAGAGAATAGAAACATGTCCACCGAGATTACTCGAAaatctagaggttcaatactaacaattggTCCAGTAACCTTGTTTTGGACAGTTAATAAGCCCTACAtcgaaaaacagcaagccgagaaaaaccgCTACTCAAGATAtactttttcattgagccttatgaattagacaaccttgttttagtatttttctaaaagtagcTTTAATTGCGTTTCGGAGTGGGAAGGTTATTTGACAAAAATGCGAATGGAACTGttacatttggtcggtgttaggtcagaccggactaagtgacagtgcattgatttcgagaaaaacgcgtttaaagtttgaatcgcagcatcctttacattataattggaaaataatttttaccataattcttgtttattgtttcatatttcaaatctggtaaaggtggaatgtagatgaagaaattctttatccagtgctatcattaactcattttttgatgttttgcgacttggtccggtctgacttaacaccgaccaattaagctaatttaaaaaaaaatcgatttttatccACCACACCAGACATATAAAAATTAGGGGGCTTCCTTTAAAACCTTCTGCTATTATCCCCAAAGCAACACGATGACTTTTTTAGTACGCTAATTGGACACGGCACGCTACGTTAGATTGAAAGTGcctgttattatttatttttacatttttacatttcttacaatcgaaatgtatagaattcgctcaaacttttaagattttttccgaggcctggagggccgagtcttatataccaatcgactcagctcgacgatttgtctctgtgtgtgtatgtgtgtgtgtaatggacaaactctcattcgtgtttttcagcaatggctgaaccgatcttatccaaaccaattgtaaatgaaagacctatcacccagacagaacgctattaatttgtttttgattctgatgtttagtttccaagatatgaatgctgtaagtaaaaatggtgtttttgcggttttttaaaattatctgccgaaattaacGACGCacactttatatatttttagaaagattatacgaatacctttcgaacgagctaTGTTGaattcaaaagagatatttaacattaaatacggacgaaagatttttataatttcccatagccagaaacaGGACCAAAAAAtgaaatctattattaacgccaaaacggcaaattttaggtcaatagtatcttcggagaatttattggatgcaatatgccctttcttttggtattgtgattttactaattaatccccctatgggTGAGAtatataaattttcttggaagtgattgtattgagatGGTTGCCTTCAgctaatttgtagctcttaaTTTTGCGAATAGctatactgaagacatcaaatatctattttgaatactttaaaagttatggcttgttgtttgtggattaccctttgtccCCTATTTATCGTTCAATATAGCTATAATACATTCAaataagccaaatattatttcgataaaacaaatttcatgcttcatttttctatctaaaaccgctagaaataaccacCGAAAAATTCCAAATCGTCTATATGGAACTGGAACACTTATCggttcaaaaaatttcatttgcgcgaactTTCTGACTGCAAATTTATAACCATTGAATCGATCttaaacatatctcggaaaataaaagagaaataactccaagcagcgTTGTAGCCAAGAGGAGGCTTTGGAGCTTAATTGAAGTTAAACATTTATTGATGCTGTCCGATTTAATTCTATATTACaatgataacctgttgttttaaacattATGAGGACCTTtcaaaaattgtgggaatgggatCCTGATCTGTAAATGATCTATTGGTCCATTCAAGAgatctgaaatcaatcataagcctcagatttcctatcatattgagctcatttttgaagggatgtactgtaatatggattagcgtctttttaataggaagcgaaagtAGGAAGTCTTTGAAACATAGAGCTGCttaccgaaaaattgcataactttcaacatttgttgaaaatgtttttattttgagaatacgtcgagttgagacgaaaatgtaatatgattaataacgagaataacactttccgaaagtatggaaatttatgaaaatggcgttgccgttcgactctagcagaTCCTGATCGATTTTTGTTAGCTTTTGATTTTTGTTCTATTATTAATTATAtgaaaaggtataaaaaatactcgaaaacagtaatttaaggtcacataattttgaaaccgccaatttcggaggtttcaTATCTTTGATGAATTATACAAACGTTGAACTACACgtcatctgataaaataatgttggcgttatatcctccaagCAGTATTCATGAAGAAtctactcttcaaacaaattttgttcCAGACTTGAtgttttcagcaaaattttgctattACAaatcactttgttgaagacatgaaggctccatgtgttcagggtattaacatattttaggctatcTGTATTTGCttttaaaataaagtattatgaTTTtcctatttacgataaatcttTGCTACCGTTATAAATGacaaaatttacattttttccaaagcttgagtttgtaaAACTCACAATAGAAATTTATCTtagaaaaaaatagattaaatatcattttataacttGATATACTCCTAACAAGTAATATTCATGCCTGcagtaaagttgttttaaatgaaaatctcaacaaattcgctaaagacaggaactctgttacaattttttgacAGATTGATtatccataattttaaaacttcaaagatgacggtttcggaattatgccatttggataGTAAGCTCGAACCGAATTTTTTGCTACGCCGCTTACTTCAAGcgagtagaaacaaagtcattCTACAGTCGTCCACCAGAAACTTCTTCAAATACTGCCtatatattataatatattgAAGACTCGACAAGATTTGATCAGTCACCCTTATactaaaatatgtttgatgtgCTCTAGTTGACGGACAAGGCTgagttcgagtaaatcctttcttgagcatgttttccttatcttaaagatcTTAAAGAGCAGaaataaaaacatcattttttACTGGTCTTTACTGTATACATTATTAGATACATCCCATTTTTtgaggatatttttttcaattgcatcgaactacaccaaatttttgatagttttcaaggagttattttatcgacttcttctaAAATTCGGCAaacctattcccattcgtgcgatagtttatgttaaaaggatttatatgttgcagacggagaaaatacagaaacttgcagcttttttcctgaacaatattacaaaagtttACTAAACAACTTTCCCAAATAAGGTTGAGAAAATTATAAGGTATATGAAAATCTATtgggattagcgataataattcaattcAAAGATACTGCTGGGAAGTCACTtttgcacgcatgcacttcagaggaagcgtgatatcaagagctgaaattttAGTGCTTAGTTCTCAGTTGCTTTGGAAATTTGACtaaacgctattgagagtatgaacATCAAaccgattaaaaaaaatagattttttttggcttagcacaacatatgtaaccgctttaggaaaattcaatattccttacacaatgcattgattgaagactTTAGGTTTAGCCTTTAGGTttagcctttgagatttctagcactgatattGTCGTACACTTATtggagcgattctctgagtcctgccactatcccatgtagtatgtgttatcaaaaacatcgtgaagcatcaagttctaaatgttgtcAATCGATACAATACCCGAAGAAAGTGAAGAAGAGAAGAATTtaaagaaatgtctcatcacactgttaggtggattaaaatcgtATTTGTTTTGCATTTTATGTTTCTTTAAATAAGAtgtttgaaatttcaattgttttaagTGGAATATTTTTATAGCTTATAACTAGCAGTATAGCTCGATATACATATATCATTTGATATTACAGGCCATTATACAACCAAAAATAGACGTGACTTTCGCTTATCATATTGcatacattttatttatttatttttattaattttcaattacacTAAACAACAAACCTCATACAactaatatataaataaataaataaatgtacatttagcaatcatgtatcggtttacagctaacctaatcaatatccAGTTTCCGGAAGTTGCCTTCAACACCAAATATTTCACCAGCAGTTTTTGGTTTACCAGGACGTTTGCCTTCGTCTACGCGACGAGTTTTCTCCTCATCCAGAAAGTAATCTTTAACTTCCATGAGACGTTGGTAATACCTGCCTGCAATAGACAGTTTAATACCTTTTCAGTTACTACACGACGAATCATACCTGTCAATATATCACTACTTTCACACTCGCCACCACAATCCTTCGGCAGACAATCTTTCCCAATGTATTGAAGCATTTGTTCATTGGAAGTGTGTAAATACAATATATCAAGCAATTCCTTCTTCATAAACGGTTTCAACAGTGCAAGTATAGTGTCCATAAATGGGACAATATTGGTGAAATGGAGACCCTTCAACCGTATCGGCATCGCATCCTGCAGATAATACAGGAAATGCTTGATCGGCAAAACTCCCAGCCGTGCCACATGCCCGAATAGTACTCCTTTCATGTCAATTACGATTCGATACCCAGCGGCAGGTCCTTTCTCCAAAAAATGCAAATCGGTCACATAAATAATGCTGTCAAAAGAATAACTATcagatttaattttttcttctaATTATACAAATCTAACAGCTTAAAAATTTCGGCCATGTCAAAATTCGTTGGATCAAAATCTTTCAAGGCGCCATAAAACACAACGCATCCCTCGTGGGTTTGCTGGGGAAATGCTAAGCCATATCTGAAAGTGTAAACCGGTATTTAATATATAGGCAATATCTAAATAAAATGTatttgaaagatctgtgtcggcATCGTGCAAATTTGAATAGTGGGGTTAATAGTGAATTTCTACTCGGAAGTGCGAAATACTTGGAGACTTCTATGATCGGTGAAGATGCAATCAAAAAGTGCACGGATAGATCTATTAATATTACATAGTATTCATTGCTTTCTTCGTTCCCGCACTCAGCATATCACGGTTTGCAAAAAACATTGGAATATGAGTTCTGCACGTGTAATAGTTCTCAATGGTTTGTTTCGTAGCTTCCATCTTAAAATAATTGGAGTGCAGGAAAAGTACAGTCTCCAACTctgaaaagaaagaaaagagGTAAGGGTTGAAATGGGGCGGCAAATGTATTTATAATCACTGAAAATATGACCCGAATATGCGCACAACGAAATGGGATCTAGTTTGATTATTCATATAACGGattaaaattattgaaaagCTCCCTTTTTGAACCTGTTTGTtaacttttgtatttttaagttcACAGAGGCAGTTATATTCAGggaccgtacactaattacgtaaggcatttttagaacattccaacctcccccccccccccagataAGCATTCGAAAGATTTTGacgaactccccctccccctacataagatcttatcatgattttcgtaattaaaaaatcatattgttaattcattaaataagatagcgaaaacgatacttatagaattatttcaagaaaatccatgacaaaatttaactgcattcatctgtaataattttatttgcatcCTAGTAGAACAACTATTGGGTGATATTTATTAAAGCCAATCTGGTCCATATAAtctgcttcgctatattccacttcctttgaatctattttcttgtgatgcagAGCTCATAAGAATTTATAACCTGTTCTGACATGAATTTGTTCTGAGCTCCAACTGTGACGATTATCGTACGTATAGCTCcgacatcttcgaattttcttgaagtaaaatacagttcacactctggaaatatttgGCCCACAAGATCTGTCACCATCGCATGACAGAACATACCTTGCGGTTTGAACAAAAAGTATGAATAGAAGGATATTGGACCATCAACATGAAGAGTGTCagcacttcttaacttgtaaggcatactgtgaccccagttcccgaacagaacaatgtgCCACCAAGCGTcaagaaattgatgtaactgctctaacaccatcgacaattaacccattcatgcccatgttgtttgtggacaacaccgtttttaaacagctataacttttgattgaggcgagatttgctcacaaatacaaataaggctcattaatgtgattattgcctttaatttgagtattaacagttacaagaatcagttctagaactgaagttattgcaattaaaaaatgaaaatgatttgttcatatatcttcgttatggtgcaatattattgaaaactgatagaaCTTAGCAATTTAGACTgtagttggctacgttttccacgtaattggactattgtaattattctaggagaattgtattaagcatcggaaggtaaaaattgaccagcttctagcactgccatggaagcacctatctttatgaaaataggcttttcgtgtttcttgaccccaccgtatTCAAGGaaaaaaccctacatgcactagaaaaaagttggacatggaAGGGTTAAGACGCTCCTGACGatggaaacaataaacaaaattacataattaatttaacaatcatatccTGGATGTACAATATGTGCTAATTTTGTTTGATATAGAAAATGAACggcacaaataataaataattcttatataaagaatatttttcttattgattttattttcatactttttatgatattacgtaagaaagaacaaaccctccctccccctaagataagaatttgtaaaatattttgaaactcccccccccctatgcccttacgtaattagtgtatggccccttatTTAAACATAGAACCTGAGTACCAATTTAAAGCTTAATACAAATAATATCTGAAGTATAAAATGCAATCGCGATGGTGCCATTACCCGATTGACAAGAGACAAGCCGAAGCATCCGACGACGGTTCCAGTCCTATATAAACTCAGTATAAAAACGATGCacatccacctaacagtgtgacgagacatttttacatttcttaccaATGAAaggtataggattcgctcaaattttgaaaaattctctcgaggcccgtagggccgagtctcatctaccaatcgactcagctcgacaaagtatatgtgtgtgtttgtgtgtatgtaaacCATATGTCATgtaactctctctctctctctctctctctctctctctctctctctctctctctctctctctctctctctctctctctctctttcttttcTCGCGTTCGTGGCAACTGCCATGGCTCATATTTATCTGGCTATTTCTCTacccatttctaagttgtgtcatGAGACTTCTACTATTATCTGgtatttttataatttgtcAAAGGTTTGggaagacaattttttttgttagctgtgtttctaaaaatagttttttttttcattttattgtaGAGCAGAGCTACTCGCGGAAACAAATCTAATATTACATCCTACTtggcaaagaaaatatttgtagtcctgcAAAATATTGGTATAATGAGAAAACTTTAACTAAGATGCAGAGATATCCCTTCGAAACACTGCActatggagggggggggggggcttgtgaccaaaaatcaaaaatcaaaccaacttcaatttatttaaattaCATACTGAGTTTATtcacactataattaaggataTCCTTGGGTATCTCAGAAACATATTTGACTTAACTAGGTAATATAGATGTTCGACGAtacgatttttgaaaaaaaaaattccattctgTAGTCATAATTAGAGAGGCGGTGGATAATTCAGTACACGTTTCGTTTGAGCTCTCCGTATTCTACAAGTTAATTAGCGAGTCGcttagcgaggattacaatcaaaGTTTATGAATTAGACAGATcgttgatctgactacatttttgccatacACATTATGACACTGATTTGTACTGAAAACTTCCAAACTACCTCTTTCATGATCAGTTTGAATAAACATATTATATTTATGGTATTGTTTTGTATGCATACGACTCATTAAAACCTGAAACGTGACATGCAAATAGCAATAAATcgaacgtcaaatgcagccagggggtactgtcaaatgcagccagtccatttaaactatgtgaggcataaacccgatcagaaacacataacaaaaatatttcaaaaacatATCTTGCGTTGtcacttgttataattttctgttattttaattactaacgagacctaatttataacacaatttgttacgaaaattgcattctgttataaacttgttatttcattctgatcgggaagagAGAATATGTCAGACGAACGAtagaatgaacagaaaaaaggaaaaagaaaacatttatCGGCAAGTCCCATCCCAGAATAAACCATGCCAGGAACGGGTATTCCCAACGAATCACCTCACATTGTATAAGGGTGACTCAAAAGAGACTCCATTGTAATCGACTGACTACAATGCTTTTGAACTATCGACAATAATGTAATCGCCAACATAACCTAGACAATTCGCACTAACTTcgatttacttcaatgcaaatgaatacttTGAAATACCTACCTGTCttattcacgaatcgcattctctctctcaatcatgaatcgctctctctctctctctctctctctctctctcctctctctctctctatcgctctctgtttaaggggtTTGAAAGTACATGTGGCCTTATCTAAGTTCATTATTTCCAATTATTTTCAGAagtctgtaaccaaaaatacagTAGAAACAATCTTAATCTTAAACGACGCCGTTAAGCAAAGAAggtggaaaaaaatgaatggaaaTACTAGGAAGTACACTATGTAATAAGCCATTATTCAcatcattcatttaattttattcattcactgttttcattttatgcatttaattcattttttttcagttcatacAATTCATTCAGATTCTTAATTCTAAAAATCGgattaattttttcagttattcattgtattcatttcatccaaattactAATTTgtcacaatttaatttattctattaattttaattttaaccctttcatgcccaacttttttctagtgcatgtagggtttcaaaactattttttcttgaaaacggtgggatcaagaaacaggaaaagccttttttctataaagataggtgcttcccttgcagtgctagaagctatcCAACTTTTACCTTCCGATGTTCAATGCAATTTTTCTAGAATATTTATAATAGTCCAATTGTGTGGAAAACGTACCCAAAGACAGTCTTAATTGAtatgttttatcagttttcaaaaatattgcaacataacgaagatatatgaaaaatttattttccgtcataaacataaactgtccctggcagcactgctacatcggaatccaatcagactaattgcaataacttcagttctagagctgatccttacaactgttaatactcaaatgaaaggcaatagtcacatttattagccttacttgtttttgtgaagtaatcttgcctcaaacaaaagttataactgtttaaaaacgttgttgtccacaaacaacatgggcatgaatgggttaatcaaATCGAAGGCCAAACCAAATCCCCTataaaacaaacgaacaaaTCACAAATtatttgttaataaaatatctaaaatcttCAATCATTGCATTAAGTAGGGAAATCTAAATTTTTCAAAGGGGCTATATATTTTATGTtgggccaaaaaaatcgaaggaAATTGCATACATTTGAAGTACATACTCTCAAATTTTCAACGAGACTGTGAACTAAGAATTGAAATTGCAGCTCTTAATAacacgctacctctgaagtgcatgagTGCAtacttcgatttttttaaagtgacctCACAGTGATCAACATATTTCGAATACCGTTGACCCAATCGATCTGAATCTTCCCAGTATTATCTATACTCTCAATAGCTAGTATTGGACAATGAAATTTGGATTTGATCCTTTAttactaatcctaatgccaacgAACAAATAAAATACCAGTTTTTATGGGAAAATcgtcatcattactggaacaatttttattttttgtgaagCCCTTCGATAACCTTCCCTCACTTGCGCTAGTGCACAGGGTGCACgctgctccgaaaatctagcgataTCGTCTTAGGACAGGCTTCTCGTACAGAGCCATTTGCACGACTTCCGGAAGAATTCTGAAAACAAacgtcatttaaaacaactttgttgaaggtaTAAATACTACATGTAGGGAGCATATCGGGCCATAAAGCGATTTTTATTAAATGCTCTTAAATCCACTTTttgcaaaataactttttatagtaAGCTTCACAGCTTCAAATGTGAATTTTACTGTTTGTAAACAGcaaatttatcataaacagaAATTTCGTAATAACTCATATTCAAGATTTGCTTTCAcaaataacctaaaatattacAATGCTCTGAACACATGGAGCAagcatgtcttcaacaaagtggtttgcaaTAGCCACTCgagaaaactttgttgaagagcAAAATCTCCATCATTACTTCCAGGAGGATTTAACGCCAAATTTTGATCGATACAAATTCATTCAGGAATTGCACAGTCTTGaagaaagctacatttttaatgtcaccatGGTCGTGTACtgcacacaaccctttaatttgtt carries:
- the LOC131689079 gene encoding alpha-tocopherol transfer protein-like isoform X1, encoding MGKLQVADVENEYKKFPDLKREDVQKIREWMEKQPHLPKISELETVLFLHSNYFKMEATKQTIENYYTCRTHIPMFFANRDMLSAGTKKAMNTIYGLAFPQQTHEGCVVFYGALKDFDPTNFDMAEIFKLIIYVTDLHFLEKGPAAGYRIVIDMKGVLFGHVARLGVLPIKHFLYYLQDAMPIRLKGLHFTNIVPFMDTILALLKPFMKKELLDILYLHTSNEQMLQYIGKDCLPKDCGGECESSDILTGRYYQRLMEVKDYFLDEEKTRRVDEGKRPGKPKTAGEIFGVEGNFRKLDID